A section of the Primulina eburnea isolate SZY01 chromosome 1, ASM2296580v1, whole genome shotgun sequence genome encodes:
- the LOC140805809 gene encoding uncharacterized protein — MVMPKKPRSLGPINAFFKIDAKNQGGKAPQFNEVQKKLRSNAVQKFARLMYDAGIAFNAVKYDSLKSMIEAIGQYGPGMKPPSYHEVREPLLKEEINHTKLILKQNEEKMAKNGCNLMANGWRDRKGRSLINFLVNTPKDSMFIESVDASSYSHTGEKMFELLDKFVQKVGVNNIVQVVTDSASNNIYAGKKLMDKYPNLYWAPCAAHCLDLMFEDIFKMPDLKRALERAINVNGYIYNRTMLLNMMREFTGQREAFLTMSSLANRTIFCHRFLDYEKLSAA, encoded by the exons ATGGTAATGCCCAAAAAACCACGGTCATTGGGTCCTATAAATGCTTTCTTTAAGATAGACGCAAAGAATCAAGGTGGTAAAGCACCCCAATTTAATGAAGTTCAGAAAAAGTTGAGGTCTAATGCAGTTCAAAAATTTGCAAGGTTGATGTATGATGCAGGGATCGCATTCAATGCGGTCAAATATGACAGCTTGAAGTCAATGATCGAAGCAATTGGACAATATGGTCCTGGGATGAAACCACCTAGTTACCATGAGGTGAGAGAACCACTTTTAAAGGAGGAGATCAACCATACAAAGCTGATTTTGAAACAAAATGAAGAGAAGATGGCGAAGAATGGTTGTAATTTGATGGCTAATGGGTGGAGAGATAGAAAGGGGAGATCACTTATCAATTTCTTGGTGAATACCCCAAAAGACAGCATGTTTATTGAATCAGTTGATGCATCTAGCTACTCTCACACGGGTGAGAAGATGTTTGAGTTGCTTGACAAGTTTGTGCAAAAAGTTGGGGTGAATAATATTGTTCAAGTGGTCACCGACAGTGCATCAAATAATATTTATGCAG GAAAGAAGTTGATGGATAAATATCCAAACTTGTATTGGGCCCCGTGTGCAGCACATtgtttggatttgatgtttgaggaCATATTCAAAATGCCAGATTTGAAGAGGGCACTTGAGCGGGCAATTAATGTTAATGGATATATTTACAACCGAACTATGTTGTTGAACATGATGAGAGAGTTCACTGGCCAAAGAGAAGCTTTCTTGACTATGAGTTCATTGGCCAACCGAACTATATTTTGCCACCGCTTTCTTGACTATGAGAAGCTTTCAGCAGCATAA
- the LOC140829400 gene encoding uncharacterized protein isoform X2, producing the protein MVEGVKKIEKKSVENMKDDDELERLLGEIPHATSLNLHPAVSNVHPQHNNLVHNGYGHASCVIQNMNGRVMYDDEFFKHKYTCASSPVSGFSLQSDGSSSSLFSAGLSLSDIGSPTPPQFEELKPHLIPGNGYWLDCMKANDGNFINDLNLSKNFGRMCISGEQEGVLASSNGSQSSDPSVNVAIMMNLDKLRESDIYRKGFSDCGGFNLNNPCRPLNFKGQLGSAVLEMQHDHRIANVLKPRHFSSRSDGLFARSEFVNSAPSPPFYRTNMLTSDNLPIRFGVSDVSSASNRSLVGDNLFYASQNEMNLIEPRNALFPRAVNQLGRLMSQSNGENLRHYQPSAPTERSKVPLCLRVPQGSDAFTMEDRLIIQGEECMNYYEMNRGQAFSRGHGAKDLHQENRAGMTQEKRPHFDARLSTAAAQDSCQSPKLFYPFPLPLKFSSLAESQGYIYHIAKDQHGCRFLQKIFDEGTSRDVQIIYSEIIDHVVELMMNPFGNYLMQKLLGVCNEEQRMNILLRVTETPGELVRISLNTHGTRVVQKLIETLKTRHQISLVISALEPGFLALIKDLNGNHVVQRCLQCFTNEDSKFIFAAAAKYCVNIAMHQHGCCVLQRCIRHSNGEQRENLVAEISANGLLLAQDAFGNYVVQFILELKIPSATSKLTSQFENNYVHLSTQKFSSHVVEKCLDLCNVETQSKIIHELLSADYFEQLLQDPHANYVVQKALHVSEGPLHNLLVDAIESHKAISRNSPYSKRIFSHKLLRR; encoded by the exons ATGGTTGAAGGAGTGAAGAAGATTGAGAAGAAGAGTGTAGAAAACATGAAGGATGATGATGAGCTTGAAAGGTTACTGGGCGAGATCCCTCATGCAACATCATTGAATCTTCACCCTGCAGTTAGTAATGTTCATCCTCAGCACAATAATCTTGTTCACAATGGCTATGGTCATGCATCATGCGTGATTCAGAATATGAACGGTCgtgttatgtatgatgatgaattttttaagcataaatataCATGTGCATCTTCCCCTGTGAGTGGGTTTTCTTTACAATCTGACGGCTCTTCCTCAAGCTTGTTTTCTGCGGGGCTTTCACTTTCTGACATTGGTTCACCTACCCCACCCCAATTTGAAGAGCTGAAGCCCCACTTGATTCCTGGTAATGGGTACTGGTTGGATTGTATGAAGGCTAATGACGGGAATTTTATCAATGATTTGAATTTGTCCAAGAATTTCGGTAGAATGTGCATCAGTGGTGAGCAAGAGGGTGTTTTGGCATCTTCTAATGGTTCCCAATCTAGTGATCCATCCGTAAATGTGGCTATCATGATGAATCTTGATAAACTCCGCGAATCTGATATTTATAGGAAGGGGTTTTCAGATTGTGGTGGATTTAATCTGAACAATCCTTGTAGACCTTTGAATTTTAAGGGCCAGCTTGGTTCGGCCGTACTGGAAATGCAACATGACCATAGAATTGCCAATGTGTTGAAACCCCGTCATTTCTCTAGTCGTTCGGATGGGTTGTTTGCTCGTTCAGAGTTTGTTAATTCTGCTCCAAGTCCTCCATTTTACAGGACTAACATGCTGACAAGCGATAATCTTCCAATCAGATTTGGTGTCTCTGATGTATCTTCCGCTTCGAATAG GTCTTTGGTAGGTGATAATCTGTTTTATGCTTCTCAAAATGAAATGAATCTGATTGAACCTAGAAATGCCTTATTTCCTCGTGCTGTGAATCAATTGGGGAGGCTGATGTCTCAGTCTAATGGGGAAAATTTACGTCATTACCAGCCATCGGCACCCACTGAAAGAAGCAAAGTACCTTTGTGTCTTAGAGTGCCTCAAGGGAGCGATGCGTTTACCATGGAGGATAGATTGATAATCCAAGGggaagaatgcatgaattactacGAGATGAACAGAGGACAAGCTTTTTCTAGGGGACACGGTGCTAAAGATCTTCATCAAGAGAACCGTGCTGGCATGACTCAAGAAAAGAGGCCACATTTTGATGCTCGTCTTTCAACTGCTGCCGCTCAAGACAGTTGCCAGAGTCCAAAATTGTTCTATCCTTTTCCTCTGCCATTAAAGTTTAGCTCCCTCGCAGAATCTCAAGGATACATATATCACATAGCTAAGGATCAGCACGGTTGCCGTTTCTTGCAAAAGATATTCGATGAAGGAACTTCTCGAGATGTGCAGATAATATACAGTGAGATAATTGATCATGTAGTCGAACTCATGATGAACCCATTCGGAAACTATCTCATGCAAAAGTTGTTGGGAGTGTGCAATGAAGAACAGAGAATGAACATACTGCTCAGGGTGACTGAGACGCCTGGGGAGCTTGTTCGAATCTCTCTAAATACACATGG AACTAGAGTGGTGCAGAAATTGATCGAGACTCTCAAAACAAGGCATCAAATATCGCTTGTTATTTCAGCTCTTGAACCAGGCTTTCTAGCCCTTATCAAAGACCTAAATGGTAATCACGTTGTCCAGAGATGCTTGCAATGCTTTACCAATGAAGATAGCAAG TTTATTTTTGCTGCTGCTGCAAAGTACTGTGTCAATATTGCAATGCATCAGCATGGATGCTGTGTTCTGCAACGTTGCATCAGGCATTCAAATGGAGAGCAGCGAGAAAATCTGGTTGCAGAGATTTCAGCAAACGGACTTCTGCTCGCACAAGATGCATTTGG AAATTATGTTGTCCAATTTATTTTGGAGCTTAAGATCCCTTCTGCTACATCAAAGTTGACTTCTCAGTTTGAGAATAATTATGTTCATCTCTCCACCCAAAAGTTTAGCAGCCATGTCGTTGAGAAGTGTCTTGACCTTTGTAACGTTGAAACCCAGTCAAAGATCATCCATGAATTACTTTCTGCTGATTACTTTGAGCAGCTGCTTCAGGATCCGCATGCAAATTATGTTGTTCAAAAAGCTCTCCATGTTTCTGAG GGTCCTCTCCATAATTTGTTGGTTGATGCAATTGAATCACACAAGGCAATCTCACGAAACAGTCCATATTCCAAGAGGATTTTCTCTCACAAGCTTTTGAGGCGGTGA
- the LOC140829400 gene encoding uncharacterized protein isoform X1, whose product MVEGVKKIEKKSVENMKDDDELERLLGEIPHATSLNLHPAVSNVHPQHNNLVHNGYGHASCVIQNMNGRVMYDDEFFKHKYTCASSPVSGFSLQSDGSSSSLFSAGLSLSDIGSPTPPQFEELKPHLIPGNGYWLDCMKANDGNFINDLNLSKNFGRMCISGEQEGVLASSNGSQSSDPSVNVAIMMNLDKLRESDIYRKGFSDCGGFNLNNPCRPLNFKGQLGSAVLEMQHDHRIANVLKPRHFSSRSDGLFARSEFVNSAPSPPFYRTNMLTSDNLPIRFGVSDVSSASNRSLEGDNLPIGFGVSDVSSASNRSLVGDNLFYASQNEMNLIEPRNALFPRAVNQLGRLMSQSNGENLRHYQPSAPTERSKVPLCLRVPQGSDAFTMEDRLIIQGEECMNYYEMNRGQAFSRGHGAKDLHQENRAGMTQEKRPHFDARLSTAAAQDSCQSPKLFYPFPLPLKFSSLAESQGYIYHIAKDQHGCRFLQKIFDEGTSRDVQIIYSEIIDHVVELMMNPFGNYLMQKLLGVCNEEQRMNILLRVTETPGELVRISLNTHGTRVVQKLIETLKTRHQISLVISALEPGFLALIKDLNGNHVVQRCLQCFTNEDSKFIFAAAAKYCVNIAMHQHGCCVLQRCIRHSNGEQRENLVAEISANGLLLAQDAFGNYVVQFILELKIPSATSKLTSQFENNYVHLSTQKFSSHVVEKCLDLCNVETQSKIIHELLSADYFEQLLQDPHANYVVQKALHVSEGPLHNLLVDAIESHKAISRNSPYSKRIFSHKLLRR is encoded by the exons ATGGTTGAAGGAGTGAAGAAGATTGAGAAGAAGAGTGTAGAAAACATGAAGGATGATGATGAGCTTGAAAGGTTACTGGGCGAGATCCCTCATGCAACATCATTGAATCTTCACCCTGCAGTTAGTAATGTTCATCCTCAGCACAATAATCTTGTTCACAATGGCTATGGTCATGCATCATGCGTGATTCAGAATATGAACGGTCgtgttatgtatgatgatgaattttttaagcataaatataCATGTGCATCTTCCCCTGTGAGTGGGTTTTCTTTACAATCTGACGGCTCTTCCTCAAGCTTGTTTTCTGCGGGGCTTTCACTTTCTGACATTGGTTCACCTACCCCACCCCAATTTGAAGAGCTGAAGCCCCACTTGATTCCTGGTAATGGGTACTGGTTGGATTGTATGAAGGCTAATGACGGGAATTTTATCAATGATTTGAATTTGTCCAAGAATTTCGGTAGAATGTGCATCAGTGGTGAGCAAGAGGGTGTTTTGGCATCTTCTAATGGTTCCCAATCTAGTGATCCATCCGTAAATGTGGCTATCATGATGAATCTTGATAAACTCCGCGAATCTGATATTTATAGGAAGGGGTTTTCAGATTGTGGTGGATTTAATCTGAACAATCCTTGTAGACCTTTGAATTTTAAGGGCCAGCTTGGTTCGGCCGTACTGGAAATGCAACATGACCATAGAATTGCCAATGTGTTGAAACCCCGTCATTTCTCTAGTCGTTCGGATGGGTTGTTTGCTCGTTCAGAGTTTGTTAATTCTGCTCCAAGTCCTCCATTTTACAGGACTAACATGCTGACAAGCGATAATCTTCCAATCAGATTTGGTGTCTCTGATGTATCTTCCGCTTCGAATAGGTCTTTGGAAGGTGATAATCTTCCAATCGGATTTGGTGTCTCTGATGTATCTTCCGCTTCGAATAGGTCTTTGGTAGGTGATAATCTGTTTTATGCTTCTCAAAATGAAATGAATCTGATTGAACCTAGAAATGCCTTATTTCCTCGTGCTGTGAATCAATTGGGGAGGCTGATGTCTCAGTCTAATGGGGAAAATTTACGTCATTACCAGCCATCGGCACCCACTGAAAGAAGCAAAGTACCTTTGTGTCTTAGAGTGCCTCAAGGGAGCGATGCGTTTACCATGGAGGATAGATTGATAATCCAAGGggaagaatgcatgaattactacGAGATGAACAGAGGACAAGCTTTTTCTAGGGGACACGGTGCTAAAGATCTTCATCAAGAGAACCGTGCTGGCATGACTCAAGAAAAGAGGCCACATTTTGATGCTCGTCTTTCAACTGCTGCCGCTCAAGACAGTTGCCAGAGTCCAAAATTGTTCTATCCTTTTCCTCTGCCATTAAAGTTTAGCTCCCTCGCAGAATCTCAAGGATACATATATCACATAGCTAAGGATCAGCACGGTTGCCGTTTCTTGCAAAAGATATTCGATGAAGGAACTTCTCGAGATGTGCAGATAATATACAGTGAGATAATTGATCATGTAGTCGAACTCATGATGAACCCATTCGGAAACTATCTCATGCAAAAGTTGTTGGGAGTGTGCAATGAAGAACAGAGAATGAACATACTGCTCAGGGTGACTGAGACGCCTGGGGAGCTTGTTCGAATCTCTCTAAATACACATGG AACTAGAGTGGTGCAGAAATTGATCGAGACTCTCAAAACAAGGCATCAAATATCGCTTGTTATTTCAGCTCTTGAACCAGGCTTTCTAGCCCTTATCAAAGACCTAAATGGTAATCACGTTGTCCAGAGATGCTTGCAATGCTTTACCAATGAAGATAGCAAG TTTATTTTTGCTGCTGCTGCAAAGTACTGTGTCAATATTGCAATGCATCAGCATGGATGCTGTGTTCTGCAACGTTGCATCAGGCATTCAAATGGAGAGCAGCGAGAAAATCTGGTTGCAGAGATTTCAGCAAACGGACTTCTGCTCGCACAAGATGCATTTGG AAATTATGTTGTCCAATTTATTTTGGAGCTTAAGATCCCTTCTGCTACATCAAAGTTGACTTCTCAGTTTGAGAATAATTATGTTCATCTCTCCACCCAAAAGTTTAGCAGCCATGTCGTTGAGAAGTGTCTTGACCTTTGTAACGTTGAAACCCAGTCAAAGATCATCCATGAATTACTTTCTGCTGATTACTTTGAGCAGCTGCTTCAGGATCCGCATGCAAATTATGTTGTTCAAAAAGCTCTCCATGTTTCTGAG GGTCCTCTCCATAATTTGTTGGTTGATGCAATTGAATCACACAAGGCAATCTCACGAAACAGTCCATATTCCAAGAGGATTTTCTCTCACAAGCTTTTGAGGCGGTGA